Proteins found in one Rhodobacter capsulatus SB 1003 genomic segment:
- a CDS encoding major capsid protein, with amino-acid sequence MAPPVNVRTAAVVDPILSTHARGYRNSEFISHLLFPRVTIPNRSMRVLKFGKEAFRMLNTRRAPGADKKRVQYGYASDPVALVQDALEGVVPIEHQQEAESIPGVDLGAGAVNMVLNVIDLGHEYAAAQLARTAANYDANHKLALTGTARWTSDLSNPKADVDAGKEAIRRSIGRYPNTITLGPTAANAAKNHPKIKEQFKYTSKDSITLDMLAAYFEVKRVLLGAAVWLPENATDDTMASDVWGDDVILSYVPDTGDNFQVPAYGYTYELAGYPQVQQPYFERSCDSWIYPTTVERRPYLVGAEGGFLLQNAGAAA; translated from the coding sequence ATGGCCCCGCCCGTCAACGTCCGTACCGCCGCCGTCGTCGATCCGATCCTTTCGACCCATGCGCGCGGCTATCGCAATTCGGAATTCATCTCGCACCTGCTCTTTCCGCGGGTGACGATCCCCAACCGCTCGATGCGCGTCCTGAAGTTCGGCAAGGAAGCTTTCCGGATGCTGAACACCCGCCGGGCGCCCGGCGCGGACAAGAAGCGCGTGCAGTATGGCTACGCCTCGGACCCGGTGGCGCTCGTTCAGGACGCGCTCGAAGGCGTGGTGCCGATCGAACACCAGCAAGAGGCGGAATCCATCCCGGGCGTCGATCTGGGCGCGGGCGCCGTCAACATGGTGCTGAACGTCATCGATCTGGGCCATGAATATGCGGCGGCGCAGCTGGCGCGCACGGCGGCCAATTATGACGCGAACCACAAACTCGCGCTCACCGGTACCGCGCGCTGGACGTCGGACCTGTCGAACCCGAAAGCGGATGTCGATGCTGGGAAGGAAGCGATCCGGCGCTCGATCGGGCGCTATCCGAACACGATCACGCTGGGGCCGACGGCTGCGAACGCGGCGAAGAACCACCCCAAGATCAAGGAGCAGTTCAAGTACACCTCGAAGGACAGCATCACGCTTGACATGCTGGCGGCCTATTTCGAGGTGAAGCGCGTGCTGCTTGGCGCCGCGGTCTGGCTGCCCGAAAACGCGACCGACGACACGATGGCCAGCGATGTCTGGGGCGATGACGTGATCCTCTCCTATGTCCCCGATACCGGCGACAACTTCCAGGTGCCCGCCTACGGCTACACCTACGAACTGGCGGGCTATCCGCAGGTTCAGCAGCCCTACTTCGAGCGCAGCTGCGACAGCTGGATCTACCCGACCACGGTCGAGCGTCGGCCCTATCTGGTGGGCGCCGAAGGGGGGTTCCTGCTGCAGAACGCCGGGGCCGCGGCCTGA
- a CDS encoding DUF2190 family protein has protein sequence MIRSYHAILTLTASVTAICSAGDLIGFDDAPITAANAAVKGVAQYPATEVGMPIAITAAGTETVTAKATIAKGDPLCSAAGGGVRKAVVGTDANIFATALTAAAAGELVQILIR, from the coding sequence ATGATCCGTTCCTACCACGCCATCCTGACCCTCACCGCCTCGGTGACCGCGATCTGCTCCGCCGGTGACCTGATCGGCTTTGACGACGCGCCGATCACCGCCGCCAACGCAGCCGTCAAGGGTGTCGCGCAGTACCCCGCCACCGAGGTCGGCATGCCGATCGCCATCACCGCGGCCGGGACCGAAACCGTCACCGCGAAAGCGACCATCGCGAAAGGCGATCCGCTGTGTTCCGCTGCTGGCGGTGGCGTGCGCAAGGCGGTTGTCGGCACCGACGCGAACATCTTCGCCACCGCTCTGACGGCCGCGGCCGCGGGCGAGCTCGTCCAAATCCTGATCCGCTGA
- a CDS encoding phage virion morphogenesis protein, which yields MTGISISVELQEATARQALRDLLARMENPRGFYKGVGELLLASTSTRFKTETGPDGKPWTPLKPATIRARTKAGQLPLTILRSNTKGKSGSSLAGSINYIASDDELRIGSPVAYAAIHQLGGTIEKQAGSRYMVGRRFAKRDKEGGKDVAIKAHTITIPARPYIGISAADQEGILEQAQDWLEG from the coding sequence ATGACGGGCATAAGCATCTCGGTTGAGCTGCAGGAGGCCACCGCGCGCCAGGCGCTGCGGGATCTGCTGGCACGGATGGAAAATCCCCGCGGGTTCTACAAGGGGGTCGGCGAGCTGCTGCTGGCTTCGACCAGCACGCGGTTCAAAACCGAAACCGGTCCAGACGGAAAACCGTGGACGCCCTTGAAACCGGCGACAATCCGGGCGCGAACGAAGGCCGGACAGCTGCCGCTGACAATTCTGCGATCGAATACGAAAGGCAAGTCCGGCTCGTCTCTGGCCGGGTCGATCAACTACATCGCCTCCGATGACGAACTGCGCATCGGATCGCCGGTGGCATACGCCGCAATCCACCAGCTGGGCGGCACGATCGAGAAGCAAGCGGGCAGCCGTTACATGGTCGGGCGGCGCTTTGCCAAACGCGACAAGGAGGGTGGCAAGGACGTGGCGATCAAGGCGCACACGATCACCATTCCGGCCCGGCCCTATATCGGGATCTCGGCGGCGGATCAGGAGGGGATCCTGGAACAGGCGCAGGACTGGCTGGAGGGCTGA
- a CDS encoding PBECR2 nuclease fold domain-containing protein has translation MAAVRKAIETAEDFDAAARAVLEIGATWTPDALAALFSQAMQLAALEGREAVFADWEDVSFADVDLTRQEFREQIDFLTQKRGKPTTAWTDAMQGDHDRAFVVAGVTDMAMLEEFQQAIIEGARTYDIKAFADEFDRLVEKYGWSYNGGREWRIRTIFETNIRTSYMAGRLRQMRDPDVVKVRPYWQYRHGETRVPLNPRPEHTSWHNLVLFWNDPWWDAHFPPNDWVCSCGVRTLSRGDLRRMGKDGPDKAPETSMVKHIDRATGAVIELPEGIGYGWDYMPGDLWERGLVPSALLNDGGAILTGDLKGHHVVSIDKAEPMADLLAASVPFTAERMPEGLPEPDYLRAFLEPFGADVGKAALWEDKSGATIVISEQLFLEHSGASKLMKRGRGEYAALLAEAIMNPDEIWMGVRAVPVDAVSGYFPAYEELMVTRRYIKVDQTTSLQVLFEVGRKAWGAVTGYASFNRAKPDYSHIDKQRVGKLLWKRKRPG, from the coding sequence GTGGCCGCTGTGCGCAAGGCGATCGAGACGGCCGAGGATTTTGACGCAGCCGCCAGGGCCGTGCTGGAGATCGGCGCCACCTGGACGCCCGATGCGCTGGCCGCGCTCTTTTCCCAGGCGATGCAGCTGGCGGCGCTGGAGGGGCGCGAGGCGGTCTTCGCGGACTGGGAAGACGTCAGCTTTGCCGATGTCGATCTGACCCGTCAGGAGTTCCGCGAACAGATCGATTTCCTGACGCAAAAGCGGGGCAAGCCCACCACCGCCTGGACGGATGCGATGCAGGGCGATCACGACCGCGCCTTTGTCGTGGCGGGGGTCACCGACATGGCGATGCTGGAGGAGTTCCAGCAGGCGATCATCGAGGGCGCGCGCACTTACGACATCAAGGCCTTCGCGGACGAGTTCGACCGTCTCGTCGAAAAATACGGCTGGTCCTACAACGGCGGGCGCGAATGGCGCATCCGCACCATTTTCGAGACGAACATCCGCACGAGCTACATGGCCGGGAGGTTGCGGCAGATGCGCGATCCGGATGTGGTCAAGGTGCGGCCCTATTGGCAATACCGCCACGGAGAAACCCGGGTGCCGCTGAACCCGCGGCCGGAGCACACCTCCTGGCACAACCTGGTGCTGTTCTGGAACGATCCGTGGTGGGATGCGCATTTCCCGCCGAACGATTGGGTCTGCAGCTGCGGTGTGCGGACGCTCTCGCGCGGTGATCTGCGGCGCATGGGCAAGGACGGGCCGGACAAGGCACCTGAGACTTCGATGGTCAAGCACATCGACAGGGCCACTGGTGCGGTGATCGAGCTTCCCGAGGGGATCGGCTACGGCTGGGATTACATGCCGGGCGATCTGTGGGAGCGCGGCCTTGTGCCGTCGGCGCTCCTCAATGACGGGGGTGCGATCTTGACCGGAGATCTGAAAGGGCATCATGTCGTGTCGATCGACAAAGCGGAGCCGATGGCGGATCTGCTTGCGGCATCGGTGCCGTTCACGGCAGAGCGCATGCCTGAAGGTCTCCCTGAGCCTGATTATCTGAGGGCATTCCTTGAGCCATTTGGCGCCGACGTCGGGAAAGCTGCGCTTTGGGAGGACAAATCCGGAGCGACGATCGTCATTTCCGAGCAGCTTTTCCTTGAACACTCTGGAGCGTCGAAGCTCATGAAACGCGGCCGCGGTGAATATGCGGCGCTCTTGGCTGAAGCGATCATGAACCCGGATGAAATCTGGATGGGCGTGCGCGCGGTACCAGTTGACGCAGTCTCCGGATACTTCCCGGCTTATGAAGAGCTCATGGTGACGCGGCGCTACATCAAAGTCGATCAGACGACTTCGCTGCAAGTGCTGTTTGAGGTCGGGCGCAAGGCGTGGGGAGCAGTCACCGGTTACGCATCCTTCAACCGTGCCAAGCCGGACTACAGCCACATCGACAAGCAAAGGGTCGGAAAGCTGCTCTGGAAACGAAAGCGGCCCGGGTGA
- a CDS encoding DUF935 domain-containing protein, producing the protein MSRRHRKPRPTAFAEQPRKNLPAAATALIANARNDITIPFFSGVLQNSDDTLLSQGGGKGLKIYDEIERDTHAGAMLEKRKGALISREWKVEAGGDRPIDKAAAELVREMIGALPFDQVCKGLLDATLKGYAVSEVVWGRDGARIKPVKIKSIDQRRFVFDTEWRPRLLTWTAMSEGIELPERKFIVHRVGVKGENPYGLGLGSRLFWPVLFKREGITFWLHFLEKFAGPTIVGKSPIGSLPEEQRKLLTTLQGAVTSSAIVVPMGTDAEFLEASRSGSVTYEQFLNYWDRQISIATTGETLTTQVGESGGNRALGEVHMEMLDMLADGDGDLLSGTLTEQLLQWIVDYNLPGAAVPKIWRERPKNAQAEAATKKSQAEASEATARAIRTVVSEAARFEDDDVAREYILSFDITQSLSDKTIDALVEARRTFGTAPAAPDPFVTDDPTFAASWLKKKA; encoded by the coding sequence GTGAGCCGCCGTCACCGCAAGCCTCGCCCGACCGCTTTCGCCGAGCAGCCCCGCAAGAACCTGCCCGCTGCGGCCACGGCGCTGATCGCCAATGCCCGGAACGACATCACCATCCCGTTTTTCAGCGGGGTGCTGCAGAATTCTGACGACACGCTGCTGAGCCAGGGCGGCGGCAAGGGGCTGAAGATCTATGACGAGATCGAGCGCGACACCCATGCCGGGGCCATGCTCGAAAAGCGCAAGGGGGCGCTGATCTCGCGCGAGTGGAAGGTCGAGGCCGGGGGCGACCGCCCGATCGACAAGGCCGCGGCCGAGCTGGTCCGCGAAATGATCGGGGCGTTGCCCTTTGACCAGGTCTGCAAGGGCCTGCTCGACGCAACCCTGAAGGGCTATGCGGTGAGCGAAGTGGTCTGGGGCCGCGACGGCGCCCGGATCAAGCCGGTGAAGATCAAGTCGATCGACCAGCGCCGCTTTGTCTTCGACACCGAATGGCGGCCGCGGCTGCTGACCTGGACGGCGATGTCGGAAGGGATCGAGCTGCCCGAGCGGAAGTTCATTGTGCACCGCGTCGGTGTGAAGGGCGAAAACCCCTATGGGTTGGGGCTGGGCAGCCGTCTGTTCTGGCCGGTGCTCTTCAAGCGTGAGGGCATCACCTTCTGGCTGCACTTCCTCGAAAAGTTCGCCGGGCCGACGATCGTGGGCAAAAGCCCGATCGGATCGCTGCCCGAGGAGCAGCGCAAGCTGCTGACCACGCTGCAGGGCGCCGTCACCTCGTCGGCCATTGTCGTGCCGATGGGCACCGATGCCGAGTTTCTGGAGGCGAGCCGCTCGGGCAGCGTGACCTATGAGCAGTTCCTGAACTACTGGGACCGGCAGATCTCGATCGCCACCACCGGCGAGACGCTGACGACGCAGGTAGGCGAGTCCGGCGGCAACCGCGCGCTTGGCGAAGTGCATATGGAAATGCTGGATATGCTGGCCGACGGTGACGGCGATCTGCTTTCGGGCACGCTGACCGAGCAGCTCCTGCAGTGGATTGTCGATTACAACCTTCCCGGGGCCGCCGTGCCGAAGATCTGGCGCGAACGGCCGAAGAACGCGCAAGCCGAGGCTGCGACGAAAAAGAGCCAGGCAGAGGCGAGCGAGGCGACCGCCAGGGCGATCCGCACCGTCGTTTCCGAGGCCGCTCGGTTCGAAGATGACGACGTGGCCCGGGAATACATCCTGTCGTTCGACATCACCCAGAGCCTGAGCGACAAGACGATCGATGCCCTGGTCGAGGCCCGGCGCACCTTCGGAACCGCGCCCGCCGCGCCCGATCCCTTCGTCACAGACGATCCGACCTTCGCGGCATCCTGGCTCAAAAAAAAAGCCTGA